TTTCACCAAGCTGTGTAGATGTCTCCATTGcacttttctatttttgttgttcTACTGTTGTAGCAAATTTATCATGTACTCCAGCAATCGCATTACTGGTAACTCTCTAGCATCCTTGTTAGCTGCATTAATTGACTCTGCAATATTGGAAGTCATTACCATCGACCTTTTCACTTTGGAATATGCCCTAGACCACCTTTCGTAGCCAACTTCGAACAAGTAAGGCTGCACCCTTGGATCAATTTTGCACATCTATGTCATATGGTACTCAAACTTCTCTATCGTGTAAGCTCTAGCCAAAGCAAAGAAGATATCCTTCAATTGTTTGTGATATTTCTTGAATGTGCGCTTTACATTCTGCCACAAGTGAAACATGCAAATATAATGTACTTCTGGGTACACAACTTTTGTGGCATTGAAGATGCTTTCATTTCTATCTGAAACTATACACATCCCTTCCCTAACTCCAAAAGTACCCTTTATCTGGACAAAGAACCATTCCCAAGATTTGTTATTCTCTGAATCTACAATTGCATATgcaagtggaaggatttttcctATTTATATAAAATAGATATTAGGATTCAGACAATTATACAAATCTTATACATAGTTATACAACTTTATACCAACTGCAAATTTTATAAAAACAACAGCTGTGAAATcctatacacttttatacatgaAACTAAAATATTATACAAATTGCAGAAACAAGGTAGATGCAGTCAACTCACCAGCTCCATCCTGTGTGCAAGCAGTCAAGATGGTACCCTTATATGCTGCTTTAAGGAAACTTCCGTCAACAACCATTATCGGTCTGCAATGCTCCCAGCCCTTGATAGATGCATATAGCGAAATATATGCATAAAGAAAGCATTCATCTTCTGATTTGTGCAACTTTGTAACCGTTCCTGGATTTGTTTGCTCCAACATATAAAAATACTTCGGCAACTCCTTATATGAATCACTCAGACTCCCTCTTATCATTGCCATTGCTATCTCTTTAGCTCTCCATGCTTTCATGTAGCTCACTTCAATCCCGTGTTGCTTTTGTATGTCCTTTATTATATCTTTTGCGGTGTAAATGTTTTTTGGATTAACATACTTATCCTTGACTATACTAGCAATTACACCCGAAGTAGCTTGACGTTGTGTTAAGTATCTTTCACCATAGTCGCATGTGTGATTATTATTGTAACTTCTCACTTTGAATATGTTTGTCTTGAAAACGGCAGAAGATTTGAAACTCCAAGCACAATTGTCATCCACACACATAAGGTGATACCTAGGATTAAAGATCATTCAACTTCTAAATACACTTGTATACAAAAACATAACTACATATATACTAATTTTAATACCTATATACAAATATATActaatttatacatatatataacagAATATACAATTAATGACTACCTTGTTGCACTAGATCTCTTCACCTTGAATTGGAACCTCTCGCGTACAGCCAAGTTCTTCATCACATTCATAACAGTCTCTTTATCTTTATAAACTTGATCCTCCTCAACAAATTCGTTCAACATATTATCTATTATACCCGTGTTTTTACTAAGTTTCGTATTTTTAATCAATTCGATATCAGGCATAATCTCAGTGCTATCAATTGTGGATACATCTATAGAATTAGAACTTGTAACAACCAAACAACTGGAACTTGTAGAAACCAAACAATTGGAACTTGTAGCAACCAAATGATTATCATAAATCTCTTTCATTGTCACAAACAAGGGATATTCAGTGAAATTCaagcttttcttctttaattcgaTATACACTTTTACACATGTATCATTGTATATCAGAATCGATTGCAAACCATCATTTGGGAGAAAGTTAATCTCTATTGTGTTTAACTCACTATCGATCCTAATCTGTTCCGAAATAGCTGCAACTAAATTGTTGTAGCTGAATGTCGACTCGATTATTACACAATCGCTAACGAAATTGATAAACTTGTTTTCTTCCCATTCACCACTATGAAGAACGTAAACTGAAAAAAGCTCCATCGAACAAAAAATTGAAATCAAAATTGCAGCAAAAAATGAGAATTGCGCTGATTTGTAGCAAAACAATTGAAGAAATTCGAGATGAAAAAGAAATTCTAGGGTGTTTGGAGCTGCATTGATCGCAAGATCTCGTTTTTGTAGTATTTAGGGAAGAAGATTGGAAAGAATCAGAGAAAATCCATCTGAAACAAAGAAAATCCGGCTTCTTACTCCCCAAAAACGGAAATAACGCCCCTTTTTCGGATATGGGCCTCGAATTTTTGGGCTATTcaattgtaaattgaaatatgggaTATAAAGTTGAAAAGGAGGCAGCCCagttgttttaatatgaaattttccctTTTTAGGCAAGTaaatatgaagaatgaaaaaagaaaaaaaaaagataaaaagaactTGATTTCATAAAGTACAAAAAACGGAATGAATTAAACGTTGCAAACATTATTTGTTACGGCAACTCCGTGCTTGACTGCATCACAACTGAAATGAGAGAACCCCTAAAATACTTAATTTATGTGAGAAAAGATAAATTATAAATTGAACTATTAGATAGAGTAAAGTAACCAATTAATGAATAGAGAAAATTCAGCAAAAGAGTAATATCCGATTGGCAGAAAATTAATTAGGTTGTACTACTTAGTAAGAGAAAGAAATGAAGTTATTAAATAATttgaaaataaggaaataaatttaTCAACGATAAAAGATAATTATATAAATTGGATACTATAGATAGAGAAATAGTAATTTTGTGGcccttgttataaatagaattgtatttaaggtgaatgtctatattttagagataTTTTAGGGTTTGTTACTTTTTGGATAAGCCactttttccctataaatagagggttctattccatttgaattcatcccaaaatcaataagaattttctctctctctctctctacttttctctgcaatacttttcttcttcttttattgtttaaTAACACTTTATTAGCACGAGACTCCAACCAATTGTAGAGGCTTTGGGATATGTGTATGGTGCTCAACTTATACATAATATTGCGCATAATGATTATCAATTATTCCATGAACTTCCCTCAGGAaaaaattctggatttaaggtaagtattttaccttatttttctcttttaaattcttgacattctataatttgattttaaatacaagcaaagataataaattttaattataaCTGTAATGGAGTttgtaagaaattataaccacccaaagtggcAAAATTTTTATcccttgccatgatcaaat
This genomic stretch from Nicotiana sylvestris chromosome 9, ASM39365v2, whole genome shotgun sequence harbors:
- the LOC138878587 gene encoding uncharacterized protein → MELFSVYVLHSGEWEENKFINFVSDCVIIESTFSYNNLVAAISEQIRIDSELNTIEINFLPNDGLQSILIYNDTCVKVYIELKKKSLNFTEYPLFVTMKEIYDNHLVATSSNCLVSTSSSCLVVTSSNSIDVSTIDSTEIMPDIELIKNTKLSKNTGIIDNMLNEFVEEDQVYKDKETVMNVMKNLAVRERFQFKVKRSSATRYHLMCVDDNCAWSFKSSAVFKTNIFKVRSYNNNHTCDYGERYLTQRQATSGVIASIVKDKYVNPKNIYTAKDIIKDIQKQHGIEVSYMKAWRAKEIAMAMIRGSLSDSYKELPKYFYMLEQTNPGTVTKLHKSEDECFLYAYISLYASIKGWEHCRPIMVVDGSFLKAAYKGTILTACTQDGAGKILPLAYAIVDSENNKSWEWFFVQIKGTFGVREGMCIVSDRNESIFNATKVVYPEVHYICMFHLWQNVKRTFKKYHKQLKDIFFALARAYTIEKFEYHMT